Proteins co-encoded in one Candidatus Cloacimonadota bacterium genomic window:
- a CDS encoding dTMP kinase: protein MTGLFITFEGIEGSGKSTQMVLLSKKLTERGLPVLLTREPGGPPIAETIRSLLLDPERREMLPETELLLYCASRAQHTGEWILPALKEGKTVLCDRYFDSTFAYQGAARAQKLDFIRLLTDFATFSTVPHLTFLIDLPVVEGLSRIKYRQLDRLEQEDISFHERVRNEFLDLARIHSDRFVVLDGSLPIEEIHAKIYSRVLSQLGEPIEQ from the coding sequence ATGACAGGACTTTTCATCACTTTTGAAGGCATCGAGGGCAGCGGCAAAAGCACCCAGATGGTGCTGTTGAGCAAAAAACTCACTGAACGAGGATTGCCTGTACTGCTTACCCGCGAGCCTGGGGGCCCGCCCATCGCTGAAACCATCCGTTCTTTGCTGCTTGATCCCGAACGCCGCGAGATGCTGCCGGAAACAGAGCTTCTGCTCTACTGCGCCAGCCGCGCCCAGCACACCGGCGAATGGATACTGCCGGCTTTGAAAGAAGGCAAAACCGTCCTCTGCGACCGCTACTTCGATTCCACCTTTGCCTATCAGGGTGCCGCCCGGGCCCAAAAACTTGATTTCATCCGCCTGCTTACTGACTTCGCAACTTTCAGCACCGTGCCCCATCTCACCTTTCTCATCGACCTGCCCGTTGTCGAAGGGCTAAGCCGCATCAAGTACCGCCAGCTTGACCGCCTCGAACAGGAGGACATTTCTTTCCACGAACGGGTCCGGAACGAATTTCTGGACCTCGCCAGGATCCATTCCGACCGTTTTGTGGTGCTGGATGGCTCCCTCCCCATTGAAGAAATCCATGCCAAAATATATTCAAGAGTTTTAAGCCAGTTAGGAGAACCCATTGAACAATAA
- a CDS encoding S41 family peptidase codes for MNNKKQKTALITIAVVWFLSAVMLFTATSVFAQSQNKGTDLYSQLGLFSEVLSKLKQSYVTELNDEELIKAAIIGMLGSTDPHTNYFTKSEYEDFTTSTKGSFGGLGIQIDKIGDYVTVISPIEGTPAYKMGITAGDKIIRVDDKNIVGVTTDEAIKYMRGEVGTNVTITISRPGVAKPLEFRITRETIKIKSVPYSFKLDNGAGYLRLSQFNENTSQELRTALAALEAEGINGLIIDLRWNPGGLLDQAVETVNEFIGANKLVVETKGRMPSANRQYFTRNATRTRDYPIIVLVNEASASASEIFAGSLQDWDKGLVVGKTTFGKGSVQQLIPLINGNGIKITTAYYYIKSGRCIHKKSNDKILLGKEISTSDITAEEELNLKQIYKTVKNREVYGGGGITPDIEIQGEPMTNLAMELRRHNTFFNFAVDYMVEKDHSIDRNFVVDDALMNRFLTYASAHDIKYTEADLDSTRTYIRTVLKSELLRTVYGDLEAYKTTIQLDRQFLEAVALLNRFRSMDELFAHAAAQNKN; via the coding sequence TTGAACAATAAGAAACAAAAAACCGCCCTGATCACCATCGCCGTCGTGTGGTTCCTCTCCGCGGTGATGCTTTTCACCGCCACCAGCGTTTTTGCCCAAAGCCAAAACAAGGGCACCGACCTCTATTCCCAGCTTGGTCTCTTCAGCGAAGTGCTCAGCAAACTGAAGCAAAGCTACGTTACCGAGCTCAACGACGAAGAGCTGATCAAGGCCGCGATCATCGGCATGCTGGGTTCCACCGATCCCCACACGAACTATTTCACCAAAAGCGAGTATGAAGACTTCACCACCTCCACCAAAGGCTCCTTCGGCGGACTTGGCATCCAAATCGATAAAATCGGCGACTACGTTACCGTAATTTCACCCATCGAGGGCACCCCCGCCTACAAGATGGGCATCACCGCTGGTGACAAGATCATCCGCGTGGACGACAAGAACATCGTGGGCGTAACCACCGACGAGGCAATAAAATACATGCGCGGTGAAGTGGGCACGAACGTGACCATCACCATCAGCCGTCCCGGCGTGGCCAAGCCTCTGGAATTCCGCATCACCCGCGAGACCATCAAGATCAAGAGCGTGCCCTACAGCTTCAAGCTCGATAACGGCGCCGGCTATCTGCGGCTAAGCCAGTTCAATGAAAACACATCCCAGGAGCTGCGCACCGCGCTGGCCGCCCTTGAGGCTGAAGGCATAAATGGACTCATCATAGATCTGCGCTGGAATCCCGGCGGGCTGCTCGACCAGGCGGTGGAAACGGTCAACGAGTTCATTGGCGCCAACAAACTGGTGGTGGAAACCAAGGGCCGCATGCCCTCAGCCAATCGCCAGTACTTTACCAGAAATGCCACCAGGACACGCGATTATCCCATCATCGTTCTGGTGAACGAAGCCTCCGCCAGCGCCTCCGAAATCTTCGCTGGTTCCCTGCAGGATTGGGACAAAGGCCTCGTGGTGGGAAAAACCACCTTCGGCAAAGGCAGCGTGCAGCAGCTGATTCCGCTCATCAACGGCAACGGCATCAAGATCACAACCGCCTACTACTATATCAAATCCGGCCGCTGCATCCACAAGAAGAGCAACGACAAGATCCTGCTGGGCAAAGAGATATCCACCTCGGACATCACCGCCGAGGAGGAACTCAACCTCAAGCAGATCTATAAAACAGTGAAGAACCGCGAAGTTTATGGCGGAGGAGGCATCACCCCCGATATCGAGATCCAGGGTGAGCCCATGACCAATCTCGCCATGGAACTCCGCCGCCACAACACCTTCTTCAATTTCGCGGTGGATTACATGGTGGAGAAAGACCACAGCATCGACCGCAACTTCGTGGTGGATGACGCCCTTATGAACCGCTTCCTGACCTACGCCTCAGCTCACGACATCAAATACACCGAAGCTGATCTGGACAGCACCCGCACCTACATCCGCACTGTGCTCAAAAGTGAACTGCTGCGCACCGTTTATGGAGACCTCGAGGCTTATAAAACCACCATCCAGCTGGACAGGCAGTTCCTGGAAGCCGTGGCTCTTTTGAACAGGTTCCGCTCCATGGACGAGCTTTTCGCCCACGCCGCGGCGCAAAACAAAAACTAA
- the trpS gene encoding tryptophan--tRNA ligase, whose product MKVALTGIKPTGIPHIGNYLGAIRPALELSRSCEARYFIADYHALNACKDPAAIRAMTLEIAAAWLASGLDPDKVLFYKQSLVPQTFELLTILLAFTPKGLMNRAHAYKAILQENAASGRDPDDGVNMGLFTYPVLMAADILLFDTDLVPVGNDQFQHVEMAVDIAQSFNFTYGQECLRLPQPVATEHSKTLLGLDGRKMSKSYGNTIPMFASEKELRKLVMRIVTNSQGVEEPKDPETCTVFALYRNFASPEQVESLRQRYLAGGMGWGHAKQELFEVMNVALTPLRERYLELMSEPEKITAILEAGSAKARELAAAKIRQLRSVIGMD is encoded by the coding sequence ATGAAAGTAGCCCTCACCGGCATCAAGCCGACCGGTATCCCCCACATAGGCAATTACTTGGGCGCCATCCGCCCGGCTCTGGAACTTTCGCGAAGTTGTGAAGCGCGCTATTTCATCGCCGACTATCACGCCCTCAATGCCTGCAAGGACCCCGCCGCCATCCGCGCCATGACTCTGGAAATCGCGGCTGCTTGGCTGGCTTCGGGACTTGATCCGGACAAGGTGCTGTTCTACAAGCAATCCCTTGTGCCCCAGACCTTTGAGCTGCTGACCATTCTGCTGGCTTTCACACCCAAGGGCCTGATGAACCGCGCCCACGCCTACAAAGCCATCCTCCAGGAGAATGCCGCCAGCGGACGCGATCCCGACGACGGAGTGAACATGGGGCTCTTTACCTATCCCGTGCTGATGGCGGCCGACATCCTACTCTTCGACACCGACCTGGTGCCGGTGGGAAATGACCAGTTCCAGCACGTGGAAATGGCCGTGGATATAGCCCAGAGCTTCAATTTCACCTATGGACAGGAGTGTCTGCGCCTGCCTCAGCCCGTCGCCACCGAGCACAGCAAAACCCTGTTGGGGCTTGACGGGCGCAAGATGTCCAAAAGCTACGGCAACACCATTCCCATGTTCGCTTCCGAAAAGGAACTGCGCAAGCTGGTGATGCGCATCGTGACCAATTCCCAGGGAGTGGAAGAGCCCAAGGACCCCGAAACCTGCACAGTCTTTGCCCTGTACCGCAATTTCGCCAGCCCGGAGCAGGTGGAAAGCCTGCGCCAGCGCTATCTGGCCGGAGGCATGGGCTGGGGGCATGCCAAGCAGGAACTGTTTGAAGTGATGAACGTTGCCCTCACACCCCTGCGCGAGCGCTACCTCGAACTGATGTCCGAGCCCGAAAAGATCACCGCCATTCTGGAAGCCGGCTCAGCCAAGGCCAGGGAACTCGCCGCCGCCAAGATCAGGCAGTTGCGCTCCGTCATCGGGATGGATTGA